The following DNA comes from Centroberyx gerrardi isolate f3 chromosome 4, fCenGer3.hap1.cur.20231027, whole genome shotgun sequence.
atgaaataaaGAATTTTCTACAGTAGGATGTGAAGTATGCTATATAGGCAGTTCAAATTCTCCTCCACACAATCGCTGTTGAAGAGTTTATGACTACTTTTTATGGCTATCCTTGAAAACCAAAGCAGAGCTGCGTTTGTTTGGCCTGTATGAATGAGGACTGGAAAACAAATTTTGCCTCTCACACAAAAGCTAACAAAATTGCAATAGGAACAGGTAGGTCACAACTCTGCAAATTAGTgtgatttgtaaaaaaaacttttaaagcTCATGTAGCTTGAAAAAGTACCATAATCCCGCTGTTTATAGAGCTTTAAATTAAAAGCTTAAATCATTTTTGAAATTGATTATTTCCCCACAGCACTTCCCTATTGAAAGTTTATTATAAGCAGgtcatgcacatactgtataagtTCTCACTTGCAAAGCCATCTGGTTGTGTGCGAAAGTGAAACCATCTTTGATTCAATGATTTTCTGCTTGCACACAGTGAATACATCAGATAAATTGGTAAACTATTGCAGTTTTGCTTCTCTAAATCAAATACCAGCTTGCACGCATGACCCGTCTAAACAGTTGAAAAATTTGATTACACACCCACAGTGTGTTTTGGCTATCATCAGAGTTCCCacagtccttccactgtttgtggatttgagaaaaataaaataaggccttaaatgtttttgaaactgaatggatggccttgaaagcacttgatttaaaaaaaaaaaaaaaaaaagtaatatagcACCCAGACTCATCAGTATGTCTCTGGACGTCTCTTCATCTAGCACCAACGcttcctgaggaaaaccctttGATGGACTAACCCAGCAgtttaaaaatacatgattaCACAAGGATTTCTtacttgacaagatcatgagtaaaaaagtcttatcccaaaacatgccaattttgagtccttgaatttcaccaaacaaaacCATCAAAGTCATTaaaaaagtccttgaatttgatgtccaagtgagtgtgggaaacCTGTATCATGTCACGAGTTAAAGGGAAGAAAAAATGTTGCCATTAAAAGATTGACTAAATGAGGAATTATCTGTATTCTTTAATAGCTTCAGTAAAGGCATAATATTGTTTCTTACTGAAAGCAATGGACCAAAGTTTCATAGACTTGGCACTTTTGCTATCGTAAATAATCAAAGCAAAATGCGGCACTCTGGAACACAGTAGTAGTGGTTTCAGTTGGTGTGCTACCTTTGGACCAAAGAGAAATGTACCTGTTGATCTTGTAGGGGGCAGCGTGGTGCAATGATGAATTTCCATGTGGACATTTCATGTTAGGGGGTTGTTAGGGCATTGGTATGGCCCAGATCAAACCCTGTGTAAAATAatgattattttattgtttgtgcATATCATGCACTCACATATCTTAATCTACACTCAAAAAACGTTGAAAATATACTGTCTTGGAAGAAAGTTTACATTATACTGTTGATGTGTATTAGTACATATTGTGCTTCATTATCACTGTGTGCTTTAAATGATGCATTTATTTCCTTCGGCACCAGATGGTGCTCACATACCACTATAGCTCGTCGTGGGAAAACGAAAGTAAActtgtgtatgagagagagtgaggacaCATTTTGACAAGTGTGTCTAAGTTATgattgtctccctctctctgtccctcagccTCCTACATGCCTGGTATGCCTGCAGTCTCCCCCTATGGCCCAAATCCTAACCCTGGGTAAGATATTTAGAGTTCACCGCCCTCTCTTTCAGCCAACACACTGCCTCACTCATTTTTTCTCAACAAACCTGTTCTGGCTTGTTTGTCTTGGTGGTTTCGTCAGCAGCATATTACACATAGGCATATTTATTACGCATACACTATCAAGCAGGTTCAGTTAAGTGGACATTTATAGCCTAAGTTAAAAATAGATCTCTGGAATGTTTTAGAATGGAAAATATAAAGCAGTAGCTATTTGTTGATTATGTATCCATTTGCAGTGGCTATCCAGGATACCAGTACCCAGGGGGGAACTCATATCCAGCCACAGCTGGCCCTGCACACTACCCCACCCAGACCCCAGTCTCCACAGTGGGTATGTATTACAGTGTTCAGCATTCTGGGTGTTGTAGTTCTCTCTTTCATTGGGGACATTAGAAAGTAtattaaaaagtataaaacaataTTATAAAAAAATTTGCACTCAGCTGGTTATGAATGCTTAACAACACATACAACAAGCCCCAGACAAATCTATTCTAAGTGTTACTGTGTACACTATGGTCTCTTGTTAATCCACATGTAATACATGTATATCATATATTTCAGAGCCTGGTTTTTGTGGTAACATTCCAAACTAcaacagtttttatttttccatgatatcaaaatgtaatatttgacCAAAGGTTAATTCActccaaataaaacaataccTTTCCACCTATCCGTGGCCTTTAGTTAACTCTGAATTATGACCCTTGACCTTCTGACTTCGGCACTCTCACCCTCTGTGTGACTTCAACGGAGCGCTGAGCCACCAGTGAAAGGTCGTTGGTGTAACCAGAGTGGGGGGCATTAAAGGCCAAAGGATGGGATGGAACTGAAGGAACAGGAACAGTGTCTGCCAAGCCCCCACCCCCCGGACCGCACAGCGCTATATTTAGGACGGGAACAGTAACTTCTCACAAAGACAGACCTGTGGTCAGTGGACCCATCTGCTGTCCCAACATCAGCGGTTAGCTGGGGCAGTGAAAGACTGGTCAAGGATCAGTATGCAAGGGAGGTTTTATCCACCTCCTATATTTAGtaaaggagaagagatgagtttGCCTCTTAACTCCTCAGTGCTCAAGGCTGAATAAACTCTGACATTCACATTGCTGACTCCAGACTGCACATAGGCTGGCCTCAACTCTGTAGACATCCATCCCCCACCGCCCTACTGTCTCAGATAAGACTGAGAAAGGGGTTACACAATAGCAAGGAAACAGACTCACACATAtctaatgtaaaaatgtatactGTACGAGTGTTATTTTCATGCAAAACTGGTAATCATTTTACCAGGCCTAACTCATAATTACTATCCCTGTCACATTAGCTCATCAAAAATTAAATTCCCCAGTTATTGTATCGCTATGTCTGATTATATACTCAAACAGAGACCGTGCACATTTTTGCCGACTCTTCTCTGTTTTTTGGCTCCTGTTGCCTTCCGTCCAAACTGTCTCATGTCATCTCCCAACTTCTCTCCTCTTGATCAGGCCCTAGCAGAGACGGCACCATCGGCGAGGACACCATCCGCGCATCTCTGATTTCGGCCGTGAGCGACAAGCTTCGCtggaggatgaaggaggagatggacaggGCTCAGGCCGAGCTGGACGCCCTGAAGCGAACGGAAGAGGACCTGAAGAAAGGACATCAGAAGCTAGAGGACATGGTCTCACGACTGGACCATGAAGTGGTGAGAGATCCTTTTTCCCCATGTTGaaactatatattttttccatttgcattttctttatcatttgaagtattgttgtgtgtgtttataatcACGATGCTTCTTCCAGGCCGAGGTCGACAGGAACATCGAGCTGCTGAAGAGGAAGGACGACGAGCTGAGCGAGGCcttggagaagatggagaaccAGTCGGAGAACAACGACATCGATGATGTCATCGTGCCCACAGCGCCGCTGTACAAACAGATCCTGAACCTGTATGCAGAGGAGAATGCCATCGAGGACACCATCTTCTACCTTGGAGAGGCCCTGCGCAGGGGCGTCATAGACCTGGAGGTTTTCCTCAAGGtgaacacaccaacacaaccaCAAGCAAATGCataacacgcacacagacacacactcttcaatgttccattccaGATTGTGTGCTGTGGTTGCCTTgtagggttgtcaaaagtatTGATACTTCGAAAAGTATCGATACTgccctgctgatttttccctatcattggtgggtatctgttgcttcaacaagctaaaagtgttCCAATAGGCTGATGACTAGAGCAGggtaatctgctgtgtaagtgcaaagttttgaatgagttttatcgggcctacgttatggagaagcgtgcgtctgtctgtctgtccgtccatctgtctcgtttgcaccgggatttccccctgcgttgtcggatattaagggactagtttgggtctctctgtctgtgttttttgcttagttgcttacagtctatgctgcagaggcgaggaggcaatatgatgtttcacatgcttgtgcagtataagctcactcccctcaataaaaaaaagagcaaatcatgacggcgatcgacacctgtcaatcaaaaatgtgttgtttgatctcagacaactttaaaatattgttttcatgttaaaattatatttttaaaaaaaagattgaaaattcttttttttttcccccgtggTATCGAAAATGGTAACGCATATCGATATTTTCCTGGGTATTGTATCGAAGTTAGAAATTCTAGTATTGTGACAACCCTATTGCCTTGTAGTTGTCCTGAAGTGGTTTTATCCTTCCTGACTCTGATTCTCTTCTCCTGTCACAGCATGTACGCCTTCTGTCCAGGAAGCAGTTCCAGCTTCGTGCCCTGATGCAGAAAGCCCGCAAGACCGCCGGCCTCAGTGACCTCTACTGACCAACACCGACTACCTGGAAACATGCATATcttactctcctctctcctctctcgtaCTCTCTtcctatctttctctccctctccctctctctctctctctctctctctttcttttaatCCCTTCTTTCATATCTCTCTCCATGAATCCAGATCTCCCTCTTATCATATTTCAATCTTGCCAGCCCTGCACTCCTCCCTTTTGATTCTCAGTGAAATCCTCTTTTTGCCTGGCATTGCATTCCTTGTGAGGCAGAAGTCTGAGTAAAGAGAATCTGTCAGAAAAAATTGCAACATATGTGAAGAAATggactgttttttttagcacagTGGAATTTCAAACTGTGTAGCCACAGTTTTAGTATGGCGTCATTTGTGTTTTCGTCATACCAACTACTACTTTATTTGAAATCATTATGCAGTAACAGTCATGACCCACTTGTGAGACATGACACCATTGCTATGCCTTTACTTTTGCCAagtccaaaaacaaaaaaaagtgcacCAAGTTTGTGTAAAAAGCACTGTCACCACGCTATGTACCAGGTACTGTGGTTGACACAAAACATGCTTACACTCATGCCATATTGGTAGAAGTGAGGTGTGAGTCTATGCTGTCTTTTTGTGACAATTGCGGTGCGACTGAGTCGTCATACAGAGATAGCAGTGGTGTCTACCTGTATGCACTGCACTCTGCTGTAGCCTACAGACTCTGTTGGCAATCCGTCTGTCAGGCAACGTCATTTGGCTAGTAAGCACAAATAGTCGGGGGCTAAGTTTGTAGAGAGCCCCTTAGCTCTGAGCCCCTCATAATGAAAAGGTTATGCTCTGATATAAATACCCAATAACCTTTCAGTATGGACAGGGGTTCAACCGTAGGATGGAATGCTGTATGAGGTCGGGGTCGTGTTCAGTAAGACGGATCACTTCTCATACAGAAGAGGTGATGATGAACATGGACCTGAACTGTTTGTTCAGTCTCTTGTTTGGGTCCTCTGCTGAACACAACCTTGGCTCCCGTGCCGCTGGCCCACACTTCTCtatctttttccctttcctccatATCTCTCTTGATGATGGTGTGAGTGAGTTTTTCATTGCAAGTCAGCTGCTCAGGTCTACCCTCCAGTCTGACTTCTAGGAGTTAATCAGTCAATCTTGTACAGTAGTTATGCTCTAACCCCTGTACAGTGTCTCTGTTTAAGGTGGATGACAGTCTTCACATACTTTATTCAAAAGTATAACAaaggaaattatattattttttctttttctttactttctctgtatttttccttttactGTACACTCCCACATTCTCAGCCCTTCTGAGGTTTTGAATTTTTCAGTAAATATAAGTGAAGTTGTGAATAAGTAAGGAGGGTCATAGGGTACAACAAATAAAGAACTATTGTACTAATCAAAAAGTTAACTTATGTCAagtttgcaaacaggtctcctTTAAATTAGCTTTTTACTAAATGCACTTTGAATTGTATGATAGTATAtctactgttgtttttttttcttgtttagtTTCCAACCATAGACCACCTGTTCTTTTATATCTGTAGATTTATGTAAATCAGTACAATTAAAAGAAATCTGATTTGATGCTAATGACTGCTTATTTCTTAGTGATGAGTCATTTGGATGGATTAGTAGCATTCCCACCATGTGCTCATCCATACAGACACACCAAACCTCGACTTGCTTTTGTAGTTGTTTCAACTTGCATGGTGTGCCAGATGGGCAGGGTTTCCTGCATTAGGACAGTTTAGGTGCATTGGGGCAATGTGTTACTCACAAAAAATGGACTATTATTGTCttaactttctggcactcattgtattgtcGTGTCACAAAGCTCGCCTGTCTGAAACCTGAACAGACTAAAACAAAGTATTTGCAAAATGTCTTTGAACAAGCTCTAATACACACAGTGGTTAGGTTTCACTGACCATACACATGGTGATGTTTTATGAATACTGGTATTTGACAGCATTCTGATGATGTGAGGCAAGGTGTTCATGTTGGCTTTGCTTTGATCTCACATCTATAGAAGCTAGTGACCGCAATTTGACCTCCTGCATAAAAAGCTCTAATCTGCCTTGTGTGTTAACTCCTAGCTGTGCAatgagagcagctgagtcagctacATTGTAAAcacaaactgacaaacacagGAAAGGACAATGGGGAAACTTGTATCATCATCCTGGTAGATTTATTTGATGTTCGAGCAAATTAGACCCAATATCCAGCTACCGTGACAAGTACAGTGCGTCAGTAAGTCAGGTGATTGATAGGTCATGTCTAATAGTTTGACTTTTCTGATTAAATAGAACTTTTGTATAACACTTAAATAATACTACCATGCTTCTCAAAGCTTGGTGCCTTTTTTCAGAGGTGGAGaaaagttaataaaaaaaaaccctttgaGGATATTTAAGGTGCGCAGACAAACAGAACACCATCTTCAGGATTGTCACCTTCAGTTATGATTCATAACCTGGCCTTAGGTTATGATCCCAGCTGACCCTTTCCCATTGGTTCTCTGTTATCCATTTGTTGAGTTAGATTGTGGCATTAGCACTTGTAACTACAGGGTTGTGCCAATGCACTGGTTCAACCCTTTTAATTCCTTCAGATGTATACTTTATAACTTAATGCCACTTCTATAAAACTTGCCTTCCACAGAGGTTTTTCTGTCAGTGCACTTGCAGTTAATTTTGTATACAAAAGGCTTTGATGCCAACCAACCTGTGGATGTAGGGTTGTGTTTCTCAAACGATATGGAGTAAGGTACTTTGGTGTCACAGGTTATTGGCCCAGTGATATCCTGCAGTGTTGTTATGGCTTGGGGCAAAAAGGAAGCCCTCTATAGAGAACGGAATGTCTCCATTATATTCtccaaacaaaaaataaacagagattGCCAAGTGGAAACAACCAACGGGCAACAATCACTGAATACTTGATAAATATAAACTACATACAAGGAGTGTACAGAAGACAAGCAGCAGCAATACACAATAATATACATTAACATGTATATGCACAATTTACACCATTATGCAAAGGCATTACAATATTTTTGTATAGACAGGACAATGGACAAAAACTCCCTCCCttcaacagagaaacagactaCGGGTTTGAAGTCTGCTTCAGAGAATTCAgtcatggagggaggaagggggagggtgggggcaGCGAAGGAAAATGACACCTGCGCCTGAATATCTACTGACCATCTGAAGCTAATATCTAGCTTCCATTGGTTTAGCTACAAACACCCGGTTAGGATATTCAGAGGTCTCATTCACCCGTCGCTGTGAGGGACACAGGAGGTACATGAGGAGGGGTTGAGCCACACAGAGTGTTTCACTGCGGGTCAGGGTGGGTTGGGGGATCAGAGGCAGGCTCTTCACAGGGTGAGTTCCTTCTGTACGCCCCACAGGGTCTCAGCGCTGTTCACCAGCTGCTTCTCCTCGGCGGGCTTCAGTGTCATGTGGATGACGTCTGTCAGGCCGCTGTTGCCCAGGACACAGGGGATGCTCAGGAACACCTCGTCCTTCACTCCATGCATGCcctgagagacagaaggagggaagaagagaggagggacagagggagaaggattGGGTCAATGGGCGCAgctgcagactgtgtgtgtgtgtatcttcagCTTAGCTCTGCCAAACAGTGAGGCATGTGTGGTCTCCTCACCTTGACCAGGGTGGACACAGGGTGCACCTTGTGCAGGTTTTTCAGGATGCTTTCCACCAGGTCAGCCACAGACATGCCGATGGCCCAGGAAGTGTAGCCCTTCAGCTTGATCACCTCATAGGCTCTGGgggacagacacaaacagagtaAAGGTTAGAGGTGAgaacagcaagagaaaatgaagcTGTTGGCCTGTTTGGCTATTTGGTATTGAATTAATTAACTCCTGACACCCCATGTACTCTTCATAAAGTAATTATTCCCTTCATGCAACTTCTCTCCTGAACGTTTTCATGCTGAGAAGTCAGCAGCGGTTTATTACCATGAGAGCAACACAAAGATAACTGTAACGCATCATAAACTCACAGCAGTCACTCAATCTGGATATGTACAGTTTCTCCACAATTCTTTCAAACTAACTGAGGAGAAAAACCTGAACAGATAAGATATACCTGTtttgtatatgaaaatgtcataaatgtCTGTCTGAGGTAAGTAAAGAAGCTCAGGTCTTGCGGGTGGAGAGAGGTGTACCCTTTGTTGTTCATTGTTTATGTACCCAAGTCCTTTTTTTCCCTTAGAAATCCTTTTGAAATTTGAGCCAGCTACAGTGCTGTGTGTAGCTGAGCTGCCTGAAGAGTAAGACTAGGCTATAGCAA
Coding sequences within:
- the LOC139908446 gene encoding tumor susceptibility gene 101 protein, whose product is MAVVNESALKKMLKQYKYRDLTVREITNVISQYKDLKPVMDAYVFNDGSTRDLMSLTGTVPVSYRGNVYNIPVCLWLLDTYPYNPPICFVKPTSAMMIKTGKHIDANGKIYLPYLHEWKHPQSDLYGLIQVMIVVFGEEPPVFSRPTTQAPYQAFQAAGPPNPSYMPGMPAVSPYGPNPNPGGYPGYQYPGGNSYPATAGPAHYPTQTPVSTVGPSRDGTIGEDTIRASLISAVSDKLRWRMKEEMDRAQAELDALKRTEEDLKKGHQKLEDMVSRLDHEVAEVDRNIELLKRKDDELSEALEKMENQSENNDIDDVIVPTAPLYKQILNLYAEENAIEDTIFYLGEALRRGVIDLEVFLKHVRLLSRKQFQLRALMQKARKTAGLSDLY